The Streptomyces sp. CC0208 genome window below encodes:
- a CDS encoding SigE family RNA polymerase sigma factor: protein MGTVVDDAASVEFHAFFERHYAELSRLAHLLTGEPDAADDLAADALLALWHRWDRVRAADHPVAYARGVVANLARTRIRSAVRERRRVALFWSQREEKAENPDVAGAVDVQEALRRLPFRKRACVVLRHAFDLSEKETALALGVSVGTVKSQTSKGMAELQRLLGPQNAPQKVRATMARTGDAGGRDR from the coding sequence GTGGGCACAGTCGTCGACGACGCCGCCTCCGTGGAGTTCCACGCCTTCTTCGAACGCCACTATGCCGAACTGTCCCGCCTCGCCCATCTGCTGACCGGCGAGCCGGACGCCGCCGACGACCTGGCGGCGGACGCGCTGCTGGCGCTGTGGCACCGCTGGGACCGGGTGCGCGCGGCCGACCACCCGGTGGCGTACGCGCGCGGGGTGGTCGCCAACCTGGCCCGCACCCGTATCCGCAGCGCGGTCCGGGAGCGCCGGCGCGTCGCCCTGTTCTGGTCCCAGCGCGAGGAGAAGGCCGAGAACCCGGACGTGGCGGGCGCGGTCGATGTCCAGGAGGCGCTGCGCAGGCTGCCGTTCCGCAAGCGGGCGTGCGTGGTGCTGCGGCACGCGTTCGATCTCTCCGAGAAGGAGACCGCGCTGGCCCTGGGGGTGTCGGTCGGTACGGTGAAGAGCCAGACCTCCAAGGGGATGGCCGAGTTGCAGCGGCTGCTGGGCCCCCAGAACGCTCCGCAGAAGGTGCGTGCCACGATGGCGCGTACCGGTGACGCCGGAGGAAGGGACCGATGA
- a CDS encoding NCS2 family permease — MSVDRYFRISERGSTFAREIRGGFATFFTMAYILVLNPIILGSAKDKFGHQLDAVQLTTATALVAAVMTIVMGVGGNLPLALAAGLGLNAVVAFQIAPLMSWDDAMGLVVLEGLLICVLVVTGLREAVMHAIPQPLKQAISVGIGLFIAFIGFVDAGFVSRIPDAANTTVPVQLGGTGALSGWPILVFCLGVLLTIGLLARKVKGAILISIVTMTVLAMIINSIADIKSWGLTTPQWPDKVVDAPDFGLIGHFSLFGSFSAPGVGIVTVVLLIFTLILSDFFDTMGTVVGISAEAGLLDEEGKVPNLGRVLLIDGAAAVAGGAASASSATSYIESAAGVGEGSRTGFSNLITGGLFGLALFLTPLLTIVPLQAAAPALVAVGFLMMTQVKHIDWDRYDIAIPAFLTIAVMPFTYSITNGIGAGFLAYVVIKVVLGKAKEIHWLLWAASALFLVYFAIDPIEQVLGAK, encoded by the coding sequence ATGTCCGTCGACCGGTACTTCAGGATCTCCGAGAGGGGATCCACCTTCGCCCGTGAGATACGCGGCGGCTTCGCCACGTTCTTCACGATGGCCTACATCCTTGTCCTGAATCCCATCATCCTCGGCAGCGCGAAGGACAAGTTCGGGCACCAGTTGGATGCGGTCCAGCTGACCACCGCGACGGCCCTGGTGGCCGCGGTGATGACGATCGTCATGGGTGTGGGCGGGAACCTGCCGCTCGCGCTCGCCGCCGGGCTCGGGCTCAACGCGGTCGTCGCCTTCCAGATCGCCCCGCTGATGAGCTGGGACGACGCGATGGGACTGGTCGTCCTGGAGGGCCTGCTCATCTGCGTGTTGGTGGTGACCGGCCTGCGCGAGGCCGTCATGCACGCCATTCCGCAACCGCTCAAGCAGGCGATCAGTGTCGGCATCGGGCTGTTCATCGCGTTCATCGGCTTCGTGGACGCGGGGTTCGTGAGCCGTATCCCCGACGCGGCCAACACCACTGTGCCGGTCCAGCTCGGCGGCACCGGCGCGCTCAGCGGCTGGCCGATCCTGGTCTTCTGTCTCGGGGTACTGCTGACGATCGGGCTGCTCGCGCGCAAGGTCAAGGGCGCGATCCTGATCAGCATCGTGACCATGACGGTCCTCGCGATGATCATCAACTCGATCGCCGACATCAAGTCCTGGGGGCTGACGACGCCGCAGTGGCCCGACAAGGTCGTCGACGCCCCGGACTTCGGTCTGATCGGTCACTTCAGCCTGTTCGGCTCCTTCAGCGCGCCCGGCGTCGGGATCGTCACGGTCGTCCTGCTGATCTTCACGCTGATCCTCTCCGACTTCTTCGACACGATGGGCACGGTCGTCGGCATCAGCGCGGAGGCCGGACTGCTGGACGAGGAGGGCAAGGTGCCCAACCTCGGCCGGGTCCTGCTGATCGACGGGGCGGCGGCCGTGGCCGGTGGCGCGGCGTCCGCGTCTTCCGCCACGTCGTACATCGAGTCGGCGGCGGGGGTCGGTGAGGGCTCGCGCACCGGGTTCTCGAACCTGATCACGGGCGGGCTGTTCGGCCTGGCGCTGTTCCTGACCCCGCTGCTGACCATCGTCCCGCTCCAGGCCGCCGCGCCCGCCCTGGTCGCCGTGGGCTTCCTGATGATGACGCAGGTCAAGCACATCGACTGGGACCGCTACGACATCGCGATCCCGGCGTTCCTGACCATCGCCGTGATGCCGTTCACCTACTCGATCACCAACGGCATCGGGGCCGGGTTCCTGGCGTACGTCGTGATCAAGGTCGTACTGGGCAAGGCCAAGGAGATCCACTGGCTGCTGTGGGCGGCCTCGGCGCTGTTCCTCGTGTACTTCGCGATCGACCCGATCGAGCAGGTGCTCGGCGCCAAGTAA
- a CDS encoding penicillin-binding transpeptidase domain-containing protein, whose product MNKTIRRASVFALLLVFALLIRATWVQFYEGQALADDNDNRRNAIETYSSPLGNIIVAGKAVTGSARTTDSDLAYKRTYTNGKLYAAVTGYASQAYAPTQLEGIYADLLNGTDSRLKTVMDTITNQRAEPGDVITTIDPAVQKAAYDALGDKKGAAVAIDPTTGKILAVVSTPSYDPSSLTDANTAGKAWKQLTADSDKPLTNRALRQPLPPGSTFKLVVAAAALEDGLYSSVDEKTVSPDPYTLPGTVTPLGNENSSAPCENASIRVALEYSCNTVFAKMAVDLGQDKVRAMAEKFGFNNAEQDVPVRAYESVYPSDMDKSSTALTGIGQFDVTATPLQMAMVSAAIANGGKLVSPHMVSTITDHGGDVLKNYDDEAATTQVVSSDTAEQLQSAMQSVIQDGTGTNARIDGVTVGGKTGTAQHGENNSKTPYAWFTSYGKADGKEVAVAVVVEQSNAARSEVSGNGLAAPVAKAMMEAALRN is encoded by the coding sequence ATGAACAAGACGATCAGGCGCGCATCGGTCTTCGCGCTGCTCCTGGTGTTCGCTCTGCTGATCCGAGCGACCTGGGTGCAGTTCTACGAGGGCCAGGCGCTCGCGGACGACAACGACAACCGGCGGAACGCGATCGAGACGTACTCCTCGCCGCTCGGGAACATCATCGTGGCCGGAAAGGCCGTGACGGGTTCCGCGAGGACGACGGACAGCGACCTCGCGTACAAGCGGACGTACACGAACGGCAAGCTGTACGCGGCGGTGACGGGTTACGCCTCGCAGGCCTACGCCCCGACCCAGCTGGAGGGCATCTACGCCGACCTCCTCAACGGCACGGACAGCCGGCTGAAGACCGTCATGGACACGATCACCAACCAGCGGGCCGAGCCCGGTGATGTGATCACGACGATCGACCCGGCCGTGCAGAAGGCCGCGTACGACGCGCTCGGCGACAAGAAGGGCGCGGCCGTCGCGATCGACCCGACGACCGGCAAGATCCTGGCGGTCGTGTCGACGCCCTCGTACGACCCGTCCTCGCTGACGGACGCCAACACCGCGGGCAAGGCCTGGAAGCAGCTCACCGCGGACTCCGACAAGCCGCTCACCAACCGTGCGCTGCGCCAGCCGCTGCCGCCCGGCTCGACGTTCAAGCTGGTGGTGGCGGCGGCCGCGCTGGAGGACGGCCTGTACTCCTCGGTGGACGAGAAGACCGTCAGCCCGGATCCGTACACCCTGCCGGGCACGGTGACCCCGCTGGGCAACGAGAACTCCTCGGCGCCCTGTGAGAACGCCTCGATCCGGGTCGCGCTCGAGTACTCCTGCAACACCGTCTTCGCGAAGATGGCCGTCGACCTCGGCCAGGACAAGGTGCGGGCGATGGCCGAGAAGTTCGGCTTCAACAACGCCGAGCAGGACGTCCCGGTGCGAGCCTACGAGAGCGTCTACCCCTCCGACATGGACAAGTCGTCCACGGCGCTGACCGGCATCGGCCAGTTCGACGTCACGGCCACGCCGCTCCAGATGGCCATGGTCTCCGCGGCCATAGCCAACGGCGGCAAGCTGGTCTCACCGCACATGGTGTCGACCATCACCGACCACGGCGGCGACGTCCTGAAGAACTACGACGACGAGGCGGCCACGACGCAGGTCGTCAGCTCGGACACGGCGGAACAACTCCAGTCCGCGATGCAGTCGGTGATCCAGGACGGCACCGGCACCAACGCCCGGATCGACGGCGTCACGGTGGGCGGCAAGACGGGCACCGCCCAGCACGGCGAGAACAACAGCAAGACGCCGTACGCCTGGTTCACGTCCTACGGAAAGGCCGACGGCAAGGAGGTCGCCGTGGCGGTGGTCGTGGAGCAGTCCAACGCGGCCCGCTCGGAGGTGAGCGGCAACGGTCTGGCCGCCCCCGTGGCCAAGGCCATGATGGAGGCGGCCCTGAGGAACTGA
- a CDS encoding GNAT family N-acetyltransferase produces the protein MQIVLREVHDSDLPVFFRQMNDPEALHMAAFTPKDPADRDAFDAHWKRIRASDAVHRTVLADGDVVGSAAVYGEPGEREVTYWIDRAYWGRGIATAALRELVAQVPERPLYARAATDNTGSLRVLEKCGFRVTAQASGYANARGAEIDEVVLTLHA, from the coding sequence ATGCAGATCGTTCTCCGCGAAGTCCATGACAGCGATCTGCCGGTCTTCTTCCGGCAGATGAACGACCCCGAGGCCCTGCACATGGCGGCCTTCACCCCGAAGGACCCGGCCGACCGGGACGCCTTCGACGCCCACTGGAAACGGATCCGCGCCTCCGACGCCGTGCACCGCACGGTCCTGGCGGACGGGGACGTGGTGGGCAGCGCGGCGGTGTACGGCGAGCCGGGCGAGCGCGAGGTGACGTACTGGATCGACCGCGCCTACTGGGGGCGCGGCATCGCCACCGCGGCCCTGCGGGAGCTGGTCGCCCAGGTGCCCGAGCGCCCCCTGTACGCCCGGGCGGCCACCGACAACACCGGCTCCCTGCGCGTCCTGGAGAAGTGCGGTTTCCGGGTGACCGCCCAGGCGTCCGGGTACGCCAACGCGCGCGGGGCTGAGATCGACGAGGTCGTGCTCACGCTGCACGCGTGA
- a CDS encoding IclR family transcriptional regulator, with the protein MSAGETGGGSQVKSAVRTVELLEYFAGRPGMHSLAAVQEAVGYPKSSLYMLLRTLVELGWVETDATGTRYGIGVRALLVGTSYIDGDEVVAAARPTLDRLSDDTTETIHLARLDGTNVVYLATRQSQHYLRPFTRVGRRLPAHSTSLGKALLSTYSDEQVRKMLPETLPALTEHTITDREKLIEELHQIREQGFSVDREENTLGLRCFGVAIPYRTPARDAISCSVPVARLTPAHEQMVKDALFDARDRLTLATRRL; encoded by the coding sequence ATGTCGGCAGGCGAGACGGGCGGCGGGTCACAGGTCAAGTCCGCGGTACGGACGGTTGAACTGCTCGAATACTTCGCCGGGCGCCCCGGCATGCATTCCCTGGCCGCCGTGCAGGAGGCCGTCGGGTACCCCAAGTCCAGCCTCTACATGTTGCTGCGCACGCTGGTCGAGCTGGGCTGGGTGGAGACCGACGCGACGGGCACGCGGTACGGCATCGGGGTGCGGGCCCTGCTCGTCGGCACCTCGTACATCGACGGCGACGAGGTGGTCGCGGCGGCCCGGCCCACCCTGGACCGGCTCTCCGACGACACCACCGAGACCATCCACCTCGCGCGCCTCGACGGCACGAACGTCGTCTACCTCGCCACCCGGCAGTCGCAGCACTACCTACGGCCCTTCACCCGGGTCGGCCGCCGCCTCCCGGCGCACTCCACCTCCCTCGGCAAGGCGCTGCTGAGCACCTACTCCGACGAGCAGGTCCGCAAGATGCTGCCGGAGACCCTGCCGGCGCTCACCGAGCACACCATCACCGACCGCGAGAAGCTCATCGAGGAGCTGCACCAGATCCGCGAGCAGGGCTTCTCCGTGGACCGCGAGGAGAACACACTGGGACTGCGCTGCTTCGGCGTCGCGATCCCGTACCGCACGCCCGCGCGGGACGCGATCAGCTGCTCGGTGCCGGTGGCCCGGCTGACCCCGGCGCACGAACAGATGGTGAAGGACGCCCTGTTCGACGCACGGGACCGACTGACCCTGGCGACCCGCAGGCTCTGA
- a CDS encoding aldehyde dehydrogenase (NADP(+)), whose translation MAAAPVWSVDPRTGKQREQVAVEATAQEVDAAVRAAYEARASLADRTVRAAFLRTAATKLEESKEHLVEAADAETALGPVRLTGELARTCYQLRAFADIVDEGEFLGVVINHPDDTATPPIPDLRRYKVPLGVVAVYSASNFPFAFSVAGGDTASALAAGNPVVVKAHPDHPGLSELVASVLRRAADEHGIPAGVLGLVHGFEAGIELIKHPLIAAAGFTGSVKGGRALFDAAAARPVPIPFHGELGSLNPVVITEEAAAERAEAIGAGLAGSMTLGVGQFCVKPGLVLVPSGAAGDGLVKSLTDAVSDTDAGVLLDHRMRDNFVAGVAERAELPDVETPVTPGAGGEHTVSAGFLTVAAEKLTEEGAYDLLLEECFGPVTVVARYDDDDQARAVLSRLPGNLTATVHLSEQEAAGEGRGAEILAELTPLAGRVLVNGWPTGVAVAPAQQHGGPYPATTSTSTSVGGTAIERWLRPVAYQNAPEALLPPELRDDNPLGLPRRFNGRLER comes from the coding sequence GTGGCAGCAGCACCAGTCTGGAGTGTCGACCCCCGAACCGGGAAGCAGCGCGAACAGGTTGCGGTGGAGGCCACAGCCCAGGAGGTGGACGCCGCCGTCCGCGCCGCGTACGAGGCGCGCGCTTCGCTCGCCGACCGCACGGTCCGCGCGGCCTTCCTGCGCACCGCGGCCACCAAGCTCGAAGAGTCCAAGGAGCACCTCGTCGAGGCCGCGGACGCCGAGACCGCGCTCGGCCCGGTCCGGCTGACCGGCGAGCTCGCCCGCACCTGCTACCAGCTGCGGGCCTTCGCGGACATCGTCGACGAGGGCGAGTTCCTCGGCGTGGTGATCAATCACCCCGACGACACCGCGACCCCGCCGATCCCGGACCTGCGCCGCTACAAGGTGCCGCTGGGTGTCGTCGCCGTGTACTCGGCCTCGAACTTCCCCTTCGCCTTCTCGGTCGCCGGCGGCGACACCGCGAGCGCGCTGGCGGCCGGCAACCCGGTCGTCGTCAAGGCCCACCCCGACCACCCGGGCCTGTCCGAGCTGGTCGCGTCCGTGCTGCGCCGGGCCGCCGACGAGCACGGCATCCCCGCGGGCGTGCTCGGTCTCGTCCACGGCTTCGAGGCCGGCATCGAGCTGATCAAGCACCCGCTGATCGCCGCCGCGGGCTTCACCGGTTCCGTGAAGGGCGGCCGCGCCCTGTTCGACGCGGCGGCCGCGCGGCCGGTGCCGATCCCGTTCCACGGCGAGCTGGGCTCCCTGAACCCCGTCGTGATCACCGAGGAGGCCGCTGCCGAGCGCGCGGAGGCCATCGGCGCCGGGCTCGCGGGCTCCATGACCCTCGGCGTCGGCCAGTTCTGCGTGAAGCCGGGCCTGGTCCTCGTGCCGTCCGGCGCGGCGGGCGACGGCCTGGTGAAGTCCCTGACCGACGCGGTCAGCGACACCGACGCGGGCGTCCTCCTCGACCACCGCATGCGGGACAACTTCGTCGCCGGCGTCGCCGAGCGCGCGGAGCTTCCCGATGTAGAGACGCCGGTGACGCCCGGCGCGGGCGGCGAGCACACGGTCAGCGCGGGCTTCCTCACGGTGGCGGCGGAGAAACTGACCGAAGAGGGGGCGTACGACCTGCTCCTGGAGGAGTGCTTCGGCCCGGTCACCGTGGTGGCCCGCTACGACGACGACGACCAGGCGCGCGCCGTGCTGTCCCGGCTTCCGGGCAACCTCACCGCGACCGTCCACCTGTCGGAGCAGGAGGCCGCGGGCGAGGGGCGCGGCGCCGAGATCCTGGCCGAGCTGACCCCGCTGGCCGGCCGGGTCCTGGTGAACGGCTGGCCGACGGGCGTGGCCGTGGCCCCGGCCCAGCAGCACGGCGGCCCGTACCCGGCGACGACCTCCACGTCGACGTCGGTGGGCGGTACGGCGATCGAGCGCTGGCTGCGCCCGGTGGCGTACCAGAACGCGCCGGAGGCCCTGCTGCCGCCGGAGCTGAGGGACGACAACCCGCTGGGCCTGCCCCGCCGTTTCAACGGCCGTCTCGAGCGCTAG
- a CDS encoding DUF1349 domain-containing protein, with protein MDLDLPQLPFPLRTYGPDGHWKYEDGFLSGWAGPRQDRFVPPTGESLDPAADAPRLLGAPEGDFQLIARVTVGFNGSFDAGVLYVHVGERAWAKLCLENSPTVPTVCTVVTRGHSDDCNSFTVDGSSVWLRVSRTGRAFAFHASRDGKHWTFVRLFTLGDEKETGAALVGFMAQSPMGEGCVVTYDHIEFRPEWPADLRDGS; from the coding sequence ATGGACCTCGACCTTCCCCAACTCCCTTTCCCTCTCCGCACCTACGGCCCCGACGGGCACTGGAAGTACGAGGACGGCTTTCTCTCCGGCTGGGCCGGCCCCCGGCAGGACCGTTTCGTGCCGCCCACCGGAGAATCCCTCGACCCCGCCGCGGACGCGCCGAGGCTGCTCGGTGCCCCCGAGGGCGACTTCCAGCTGATAGCCCGGGTCACCGTGGGCTTCAACGGATCGTTCGACGCGGGCGTGCTGTACGTCCATGTCGGCGAGCGGGCCTGGGCCAAGCTCTGCCTGGAGAACTCGCCGACCGTGCCCACCGTCTGCACGGTCGTCACCCGGGGGCACTCCGACGACTGCAACTCCTTCACCGTGGACGGCAGTTCGGTGTGGCTGCGGGTCAGCCGCACCGGCCGCGCCTTCGCCTTCCACGCCTCCCGGGACGGCAAGCACTGGACCTTCGTCCGCCTCTTCACCCTGGGCGACGAGAAGGAGACCGGCGCGGCCCTGGTCGGCTTCATGGCCCAGTCCCCGATGGGGGAGGGGTGTGTGGTGACGTACGACCACATCGAGTTCAGGCCGGAGTGGCCGGCGGACCTGCGCGACGGCAGCTGA
- a CDS encoding DsbA family oxidoreductase produces MRVEIWSDIACPWCYVGKARFEKALEAFPHRDGVEVVHRSFELDPGRAKGEVEPVLAMLSKKYGMSEAQAQAGEENLGAQAAAEGLAYRTRDRDHGNTFDLHRLLHLAKEHGRQDELIQILYRANFAEERSLFTEGDERLVELAVEAGLDADAVRKVLADPTAYADEVRADEREAAELGANGVPFFVLDRKYGVSGAQPAEVFTQALTQAWGNRSPLRLIDQGDAGAEACGPDGCAVPQQG; encoded by the coding sequence ATGCGCGTCGAGATCTGGAGCGACATCGCCTGCCCCTGGTGCTACGTGGGCAAGGCCCGCTTCGAGAAGGCGCTGGAGGCCTTCCCGCACCGTGACGGTGTCGAGGTGGTCCACCGGTCGTTCGAGCTGGATCCCGGGCGGGCCAAGGGCGAGGTCGAGCCCGTCCTCGCCATGCTCAGCAAGAAGTACGGCATGAGTGAGGCCCAGGCCCAGGCCGGCGAGGAGAACCTCGGGGCCCAGGCCGCCGCCGAAGGGCTCGCCTACCGGACCCGCGACCGCGACCACGGCAACACCTTCGACCTGCACCGCCTCCTCCACCTCGCCAAGGAGCACGGCAGGCAGGACGAGCTGATCCAGATCCTCTACCGGGCCAACTTCGCCGAGGAGAGGTCCCTGTTCACCGAGGGTGACGAGCGCCTCGTCGAGCTCGCCGTGGAAGCCGGCCTGGACGCCGACGCGGTCCGCAAGGTCCTCGCCGACCCCACCGCCTACGCCGACGAGGTCCGTGCCGACGAGCGCGAGGCCGCCGAGCTCGGCGCCAACGGCGTGCCCTTCTTCGTCCTGGACCGCAAGTACGGCGTCTCCGGCGCTCAGCCCGCCGAGGTCTTCACCCAGGCCCTCACCCAGGCCTGGGGCAACCGCTCCCCGCTGCGGCTGATCGACCAGGGCGACGCCGGCGCGGAGGCCTGCGGTCCCGACGGGTGCGCCGTACCCCAGCAGGGCTGA
- a CDS encoding aminotransferase class V-fold PLP-dependent enzyme — protein sequence METFESLVRAEFAPKNTFLNTASSGLLPARTVTALQEAALIRAEGRPLDPLFQDVEAARAAFARLAGVPVARVAAGASVSAHSGLVAASLPPGAEVLTAEDDFTSVVNPFHTRGDLKVRIVPLERLADSVRPGTALVAVSAAQSADGRIADLSALREAARDHGARTYVDFSQAAGWLPVDAGSYDYTVSTTFKWLLGPHGAAFLAVPEDFGDLKPVLAGWVAGEVPWDSCYGPVAELAHSARRFDVSPALFTYTGTRRSLELLEELGVDAVRAHDLALADRFRKGLAALGHEPLPAPGSAIVSVPGLGGRQPELSAAGIEVSNRAGNLRASFHLYNTAADVDRLLDALSS from the coding sequence ATGGAGACCTTCGAGAGCCTCGTCCGCGCCGAGTTCGCCCCGAAGAACACCTTCCTCAACACCGCGAGCAGCGGCCTGCTCCCCGCCCGGACCGTCACGGCCCTCCAGGAGGCCGCGCTGATCCGCGCCGAGGGCAGGCCGCTGGATCCGCTGTTCCAGGACGTGGAGGCGGCCCGTGCCGCGTTCGCGAGGCTCGCCGGCGTCCCGGTCGCGCGCGTCGCGGCCGGCGCCTCCGTGTCCGCCCACTCCGGCCTGGTCGCCGCCTCGCTGCCGCCGGGCGCCGAAGTCCTCACCGCCGAGGACGACTTCACCTCCGTCGTGAACCCCTTCCACACCCGCGGCGACCTCAAGGTCCGCATCGTGCCGCTGGAGCGGCTCGCCGACTCCGTCCGCCCCGGCACCGCCCTCGTCGCCGTCAGCGCCGCCCAGTCCGCCGACGGCCGGATCGCCGACCTGTCCGCCCTGCGGGAAGCGGCCCGGGACCACGGAGCCCGCACCTACGTCGACTTCTCGCAGGCCGCGGGCTGGCTCCCGGTGGACGCCGGGTCGTACGACTACACCGTCTCCACCACCTTCAAGTGGCTGCTCGGCCCGCATGGCGCGGCCTTTCTCGCCGTGCCGGAGGACTTCGGCGACCTGAAGCCGGTGCTCGCCGGCTGGGTCGCGGGAGAGGTCCCGTGGGACAGCTGCTACGGCCCCGTCGCCGAACTGGCCCACTCCGCCCGGCGGTTCGACGTCAGCCCGGCCCTGTTCACCTACACGGGCACCCGCCGCTCCCTCGAACTCCTGGAGGAGCTCGGCGTGGACGCCGTGCGCGCCCACGACCTCGCCCTCGCCGACCGCTTCCGTAAGGGGCTTGCCGCTCTCGGCCACGAACCCCTGCCCGCACCCGGTTCGGCGATCGTCTCCGTGCCCGGACTCGGCGGCCGGCAGCCCGAGTTGAGCGCGGCGGGCATCGAGGTGTCCAACCGGGCCGGCAACCTGCGCGCCTCCTTCCACCTGTACAACACGGCCGCGGACGTCGACCGGCTGCTGGACGCCCTGTCTTCCTGA
- the thpD gene encoding ectoine hydroxylase gives MTTMTTVTDLYPSRGATEVSIPRKDPVVWSAPGAPGPIATADLETFERDGFLAVDQLIGPAEVPVYQRELERLVTDPEIRADERSIIEPKSKEIRSVFEVHKISEVFANLVRDERVVGRARQILGSDVYVHQSRINVKPGFGASGFYWHSDFETWHAEDGLPNMRTVSVSIALTENYDTNGGLMIMPGSHRTFLGCAGATPKDNYKQSLQMQDAGTPSDEALTAMASEYGIKLFTGKAGSATWFDCNAMHGSGDNITPFPRSNVFIVFNSVENQAVEPFAAPIRRPEFIGARDFTPVK, from the coding sequence ATGACCACCATGACCACCGTCACCGATCTCTACCCCAGCCGCGGCGCCACCGAGGTGTCGATCCCCCGCAAGGACCCGGTCGTCTGGTCGGCGCCCGGCGCGCCGGGACCGATCGCCACGGCCGACCTGGAGACCTTCGAGCGCGATGGCTTCCTCGCCGTCGACCAGCTCATCGGCCCCGCCGAAGTCCCGGTCTACCAGCGTGAGTTGGAGCGGCTCGTCACCGATCCGGAGATCCGCGCGGACGAGCGCTCGATCATCGAGCCGAAGTCCAAGGAGATCCGCTCGGTCTTCGAGGTGCACAAGATCAGCGAGGTGTTCGCGAACCTGGTGCGCGACGAGCGGGTCGTCGGCCGGGCCCGGCAGATCCTCGGCTCGGACGTGTACGTCCACCAGTCGCGGATCAACGTCAAGCCCGGTTTCGGGGCCAGCGGCTTCTACTGGCACTCCGACTTCGAGACCTGGCACGCCGAGGACGGCTTGCCGAACATGCGCACGGTGTCCGTCTCGATCGCGCTGACCGAGAACTACGACACCAACGGCGGCCTCATGATCATGCCGGGGTCCCACCGCACCTTCCTCGGGTGCGCGGGTGCCACCCCGAAGGACAACTACAAGCAGTCGCTGCAGATGCAGGACGCGGGCACGCCGTCGGACGAGGCTCTCACCGCGATGGCGTCGGAGTACGGCATCAAGCTGTTCACCGGCAAGGCCGGTTCGGCGACCTGGTTCGACTGCAACGCCATGCACGGCTCCGGCGACAACATCACGCCGTTCCCGCGCAGCAACGTGTTCATCGTGTTCAACAGCGTGGAGAACCAGGCCGTGGAGCCGTTCGCGGCGCCCATCCGGCGGCCGGAGTTCATCGGCGCGAGGGATTTCACGCCGGTGAAGTGA
- a CDS encoding ectoine synthase produces MIVRSFKDIEGTDRHVKAASGTWESKRIVLAKERVGFSLHETILYAGTETSMWYANHIEAVVCVEGEAELTDHESGQTHSITPGTMYLLDGHERHTLRVKEDFRCICVFNPPVTGREDHDENGVYPLLTEPEEV; encoded by the coding sequence GTGATCGTCCGCTCGTTCAAGGACATCGAAGGCACCGACCGGCATGTGAAGGCCGCGTCCGGCACCTGGGAGAGCAAACGCATCGTGCTCGCCAAGGAGCGGGTCGGCTTCTCGCTGCACGAGACGATCCTGTACGCGGGTACGGAGACGTCGATGTGGTACGCGAACCACATCGAGGCCGTCGTCTGCGTCGAGGGCGAGGCCGAGCTGACCGACCACGAGAGCGGGCAGACGCACTCGATCACGCCGGGGACCATGTACCTCCTGGACGGTCACGAGCGGCACACACTGCGGGTCAAGGAGGACTTCCGCTGCATCTGTGTGTTCAACCCGCCCGTGACCGGCCGGGAGGACCACGACGAGAACGGCGTCTACCCGCTGCTCACCGAACCCGAGGAGGTGTGA